The Pseudomonas nunensis genome includes the window AGCTCACAAAGGCTCTCGCCGCTGCCGCGCCACGGGAAAACCCATAGACGTACAGCTTGATGCCCAACAGTTTCGAGGTACCGGGGTTGGGTTGTGCAAGCGCGAGGCGCAATGGTTTTTCGATGGCCTTGAGTTGCTTGCGAAACTCAACGCTACGGTTCGACCGCCCCACGGCCCACTCCGTCCCCAACACAGTGCCCATGGCCTCGACCGCCGCCTTCAGGCTCGCGTTGTCCAGCCTCGGCAGACCCAACGTACGCCGCAGGGCGTCGATGAGCATCAGCAGGCCCCAGTTGATCCGCTCTTCGCCGAACCAGGCGCCAGCCAGCCCGCTAATGGTGTAATCCAGGTCGCCTACCTCCGCAAATGGCGTGCCGACGCCGGGCATGTAGTACTTGAAGTACTGGCCATTGCCGGTGCCTGCCGCATCAGTCAAACGTGACGCTCCTTCGCTGTGCGTGGTACCACCGGCATGCCCGTCACCGACCGTGGCGCGAAACAGCCGGGCGATATTGGTCGGGTGCGGCGTATCGGATTGATACAAGTCGTTGTTCAGGTTATTGCCGGTGCCGTCGAAGAACAGGCTGATGTGCACGGTCTTGCAGCACGGTGGCATGACCCGGTAACCGGTGGCCAGGCACAGGGCATCGTGGTAGCCGCGCTCCTGCTCGCACTGGCGCAGGATATTTTGCTGAACCTGCGCGGCGCGGCGCGGCAGACGCCCTTCCAGTGGAAACGGCGGCGGGAGCCAGACGCTGGCGTGTTTTATTGCAGACATGACTGAGGCTCCGGCAGGTGCAGCGGGGTTTTGATCGGGTATTCCGGGCTACCGTAGGCGTAGCAGGAAGTGCTGACCTGGAGCTCATCGCAGGGCAGGAAATGCACGGTGAGGCCGCAGACTTTTTGGCCGGTGTAGTCCGGGACGGGGACTACTTTGCTGTGTTTTTCGGTTAGCGCATCATTTTTTTTCACCCACTCCAGATACTTGGGTCTATCGGCGAAACCAGGGAAATCATCTGGATAAGCCACTCCTGCTTCCCAATCAACACGCACCGTCATCCCCGGCTGCCAGCGCGATGGCGCGACGTAACAGCAACCTCCGCCGCCGCCCTGGTACGGACCGATGATGTCGATCCCCGAGCGTCCATCGACACTGAAGCGGTTGATCGCCCAGTGGGTGTGATTGATCGCTTCAAGCGTGCTCGCCTGGGCGCTTTGCACGAGCAAGACTCCAGCAAAAGCACCAAGCAGCGCGATGCGACACCTGCCGTCCGTGGATATGGGCATAACGTTCATTTCCTGTCTTCGCTGGGGTGAGTCGCGCAGAAGTGATGTAACTTGTCGCGGGTGTAGGCTTCACGCTGAGGCATGAGTAGTAACTCGGCCTGGGTAGCGTCGAGCATTCCGGCGTAGCACGCCTGAAAGCGTTGTTCGGCACTCCATTCAGA containing:
- a CDS encoding DUF3304 domain-containing protein, coding for MNVMPISTDGRCRIALLGAFAGVLLVQSAQASTLEAINHTHWAINRFSVDGRSGIDIIGPYQGGGGGCCYVAPSRWQPGMTVRVDWEAGVAYPDDFPGFADRPKYLEWVKKNDALTEKHSKVVPVPDYTGQKVCGLTVHFLPCDELQVSTSCYAYGSPEYPIKTPLHLPEPQSCLQ